From the genome of Streptomyces sp. NBC_01317, one region includes:
- a CDS encoding ABC transporter permease, with the protein MGAVRWIRRNLVVIAGLLTLAYMIVPNVVVMVFSFNKPQGRFNYSWQTFSLDAWKDPCGVADLCGSLSLSLQLATFATIGATVLGTMIAFALVRYRFRARGAINSLIFLPMAMPEVVMAASLLTLFLNLGAQLGFTTILIAHIMFCLSFVVTAVKARVLSMDPRLEEAARDLYAGPVQTFVRVTLPIAAPGIAAGALLAFALSFDDFIITNFNAGQTVTFPMFVWGSAQRGTPVQINVIGTAMFIIAVALVGAGQLISNRRRKTATT; encoded by the coding sequence ATGGGTGCTGTTCGCTGGATCAGGCGGAACCTGGTCGTCATCGCGGGCCTGCTGACGCTCGCGTACATGATCGTCCCGAACGTCGTCGTGATGGTCTTCTCGTTCAACAAGCCCCAGGGGCGCTTCAACTACTCCTGGCAGACCTTCTCCCTGGACGCCTGGAAGGACCCCTGCGGGGTGGCCGACCTGTGCGGCTCGCTGAGCCTCTCGCTGCAGCTCGCCACGTTCGCCACGATCGGCGCCACCGTCCTCGGCACGATGATCGCCTTCGCGCTCGTCCGCTACCGCTTCCGGGCGCGCGGCGCGATCAACTCGCTGATCTTCCTGCCGATGGCCATGCCCGAGGTCGTCATGGCGGCCTCGCTGCTCACGCTCTTCCTCAACCTGGGCGCGCAGCTGGGCTTCACGACCATCCTCATCGCCCACATCATGTTCTGCCTCAGCTTCGTGGTGACGGCCGTCAAGGCGCGGGTCCTGTCCATGGACCCCCGGCTCGAAGAGGCGGCCCGCGACCTCTACGCGGGGCCGGTGCAGACGTTCGTACGGGTCACCCTGCCGATCGCCGCCCCCGGCATAGCGGCGGGCGCGCTGCTCGCGTTCGCGCTGTCGTTCGACGACTTCATCATCACCAACTTCAACGCCGGCCAGACCGTGACCTTCCCCATGTTCGTCTGGGGCTCGGCGCAGCGCGGCACGCCGGTGCAGATCAACGTGATCGGCACGGCGATGTTCATCATTGCCGTGGCGCTGGTGGGCGCCGGGCAGCTGATCAGCAACCGCCGGCGGAAGACCGCCACCACCTGA
- a CDS encoding ABC transporter substrate-binding protein has translation MEQYEPDRPSAAQLAAMRRTLTSGRGALSRRSLLRATGVGALTVGGLAGLSACGIPPAKRDEDGPASTDHSAKEKRVVFSNWTEYMDTSEDEKHYPTLEAFTRRTGIAVKYTADINDNVEFFGKIQPQLAAGQDTGRDLICVTDWLAARMIRLGYAQKLDPSNLPHAFANLAEQFRMPDWDPGRAYSYPWTGIPTVIAYNAKATKGRKVESVSQLLDDPALKGRVAFLSEMRDSVGMTLLDLGKDPGSFTDDDFDAAIARLQKGVDNQQIRRFTGNDYTADLDKGDIAACVAWAGDIVQLQADNPDIKFTIPESGYIISSDNLLVPAKARHKTNAEKLIDHYYQPPIAAQLAAYINYVCPVDGVRAELTKIDKSMADNTLILPDAAMAAASHAFRSLSSKEETAYEGKFAKLIGA, from the coding sequence ATGGAGCAGTACGAGCCCGACCGTCCGTCGGCCGCCCAACTGGCCGCGATGCGGCGCACCCTGACCAGCGGCAGGGGCGCCCTCTCCCGCCGCTCGCTGCTGCGCGCCACCGGTGTCGGCGCGCTCACCGTCGGCGGCCTCGCCGGTCTGAGCGCCTGCGGGATCCCGCCCGCCAAGCGGGACGAGGACGGCCCGGCGTCCACGGACCACTCGGCGAAGGAGAAGCGGGTCGTCTTCTCCAACTGGACCGAGTACATGGACACCAGCGAGGACGAGAAGCACTACCCGACGCTGGAGGCCTTCACCCGGCGCACCGGGATCGCGGTGAAGTACACGGCGGACATCAACGACAACGTCGAGTTCTTCGGCAAGATCCAGCCGCAGCTCGCGGCCGGCCAGGACACCGGCCGTGACCTCATATGTGTCACGGACTGGCTGGCCGCCCGCATGATCAGGCTCGGGTACGCGCAGAAGCTCGACCCCTCGAACCTCCCGCACGCGTTCGCCAACCTCGCCGAGCAGTTCCGCATGCCCGACTGGGACCCGGGCCGGGCCTACTCGTACCCCTGGACCGGTATCCCGACCGTCATCGCCTACAACGCCAAGGCGACCAAGGGCCGCAAGGTCGAGTCGGTCAGCCAGCTGCTCGACGACCCGGCGCTCAAGGGGCGGGTCGCCTTCCTCTCCGAGATGCGCGACTCCGTCGGGATGACCCTCCTCGACCTCGGCAAGGACCCCGGGTCGTTCACGGACGACGACTTCGACGCGGCGATCGCCCGGCTCCAGAAGGGCGTCGACAACCAGCAGATCCGCCGCTTCACCGGCAACGACTACACCGCCGACCTCGACAAGGGCGACATCGCGGCCTGTGTCGCCTGGGCCGGGGACATCGTCCAGCTCCAGGCGGACAACCCGGACATCAAGTTCACCATCCCGGAGAGCGGTTACATCATCTCCAGCGACAACCTGCTGGTCCCGGCCAAGGCGCGGCACAAGACCAACGCCGAGAAGCTCATCGACCACTACTACCAGCCGCCGATCGCCGCCCAGCTCGCCGCGTACATCAACTACGTCTGTCCGGTGGACGGGGTACGCGCGGAGCTGACGAAGATCGACAAGTCGATGGCGGACAACACCCTGATCCTCCCGGACGCGGCCATGGCCGCCGCCTCGCACGCCTTCCGCTCCCTCAGCAGCAAGGAGGAGACGGCGTACGAGGGGAAGTTCGCCAAGCTCATCGGCGCCTGA
- a CDS encoding ABC transporter ATP-binding protein has product MTETAPTGHGGDDVRLTGISKTYGSFHAVKPLDLTVPQGSFFALLGASGCGKTTTLRMIAGLEEPTTGSVFLGDKDVTDLPPYKRPVNTVFQSYALFPHLDIYENVAFGLRRRGVKSVRKQVGDMLDLVQLGDFARRKPHQLSGGQQQRVAVARALINHPQVLLLDEPLGALDLKLRRTMQLELKRIQTEVGITFIHVTHDQEEAMTMADTVAVMNGGVVEQLGSPADLYENPNTTFVANFLGTSNLIEAEVAEKNGGDVVVTVGGAKLLLPAGRCSAPTTSGGTLLVGVRPEKISLAHADDAGSIPEGRNRVAGRIVDSSFIGVSTQYVIDSPAGAGLEVYAQNIERDTRLVAGAEVVLHWNPAHTFGLDAAQSPLAGTTGADGTETADGEAS; this is encoded by the coding sequence ATGACAGAGACCGCACCCACCGGCCACGGCGGCGACGACGTCCGCCTCACCGGGATCAGCAAGACGTACGGCTCCTTCCACGCCGTCAAACCGCTCGACCTCACCGTGCCCCAGGGCTCGTTCTTCGCGCTCCTCGGCGCCTCCGGCTGCGGCAAGACCACCACCCTGCGGATGATCGCGGGACTGGAGGAACCGACCACCGGCTCGGTCTTCCTCGGCGACAAGGACGTCACCGACCTGCCGCCGTACAAACGCCCCGTCAACACCGTCTTCCAGAGCTACGCGCTCTTCCCGCACCTCGACATCTACGAGAACGTCGCCTTCGGTCTGCGCCGCCGCGGGGTGAAGTCCGTACGCAAGCAGGTCGGCGACATGCTCGACCTCGTCCAGCTCGGCGACTTCGCCCGCCGCAAGCCCCACCAGCTCTCCGGCGGCCAGCAGCAGCGCGTCGCCGTCGCCCGCGCCCTGATCAACCACCCGCAGGTGCTCCTGCTCGACGAGCCGCTGGGCGCCCTCGACCTCAAGCTGCGCCGCACGATGCAGCTGGAGCTCAAGCGGATCCAGACCGAGGTCGGCATCACCTTCATCCACGTCACCCACGACCAGGAGGAGGCCATGACGATGGCCGACACGGTCGCGGTGATGAACGGGGGTGTGGTGGAGCAGCTGGGCAGCCCCGCCGACCTGTACGAGAACCCCAACACCACCTTCGTCGCCAACTTCCTCGGCACCTCCAACCTCATCGAGGCCGAGGTCGCCGAGAAGAACGGCGGGGACGTCGTGGTGACGGTCGGCGGCGCCAAGCTGCTGCTCCCGGCGGGCCGGTGTTCGGCGCCGACGACCAGCGGCGGCACGCTCCTCGTCGGCGTACGCCCCGAGAAGATATCCCTCGCGCACGCGGACGACGCCGGGAGCATCCCCGAGGGCCGCAACCGGGTCGCGGGCCGGATCGTGGACTCCAGCTTCATCGGCGTCTCGACGCAGTACGTCATCGACAGCCCGGCCGGTGCCGGCCTGGAGGTGTACGCGCAGAACATCGAGCGCGACACCCGCCTGGTGGCCGGCGCGGAGGTCGTCCTGCACTGGAACCCCGCGCACACCTTCGGCCTGGACGCCGCGCAGTCCCCGCTCGCCGGGACGACGGGCGCCGACGGTACGGAGACGGCGGACGGGGAGGCCTCGTGA
- a CDS encoding ABC transporter permease — MTATEAPPAPPGPPTPPAAGPAGIPPHKVSRRKRLVPYWLLLPGILWLLVFFALPLVYQASTSVQTGSLEAGFEVTWHFQTYWDALQEYWPQFVRSLLYAGTATILCLLLGYPLAYLIAFKAGRWRNLVLVLVIAPFFTSFLIRTLAWKTILSDGGPVVEVLNSLHLLDVTSWLGWTEGDRVLATPMAVVCGLTYNFLPFMILPLYTSLERIDGRLHEAAGDLYARPLTTFRKVTFPLSLPGVVSGTLLTFIPASGDYVNAELLGSTDTKMIGSVIQTQFLRVLDYPTAAALSFILMAVVLLMVTFYIRRAGTEELL, encoded by the coding sequence GTGACCGCCACAGAAGCGCCGCCCGCGCCGCCGGGCCCGCCCACCCCGCCGGCCGCCGGGCCGGCCGGGATCCCCCCGCACAAGGTCTCCCGGCGCAAGCGGCTCGTCCCGTACTGGCTGCTCCTGCCCGGCATCCTCTGGCTGCTGGTCTTCTTCGCCCTGCCGCTCGTCTACCAGGCCTCCACGTCCGTCCAGACCGGGTCCCTCGAAGCGGGCTTCGAGGTCACCTGGCACTTTCAGACGTACTGGGACGCGCTCCAGGAGTACTGGCCCCAGTTCGTGCGCTCCCTGCTGTACGCGGGCACGGCGACGATCCTGTGCCTGCTGCTCGGCTACCCGCTCGCGTACCTCATCGCCTTCAAGGCGGGACGCTGGCGCAACCTGGTGCTGGTCCTGGTCATCGCACCGTTCTTCACCAGCTTCCTGATCCGCACGCTCGCCTGGAAGACGATCCTCAGCGACGGCGGCCCGGTGGTCGAAGTCCTGAACTCGCTGCACCTCCTGGACGTCACCAGCTGGCTCGGCTGGACCGAGGGCGACCGCGTCCTCGCCACGCCGATGGCGGTCGTCTGCGGTCTGACGTACAACTTCCTGCCGTTCATGATCCTGCCGCTCTACACCTCGCTGGAGCGGATCGACGGCCGGCTCCACGAAGCCGCCGGCGACCTCTACGCCCGGCCCCTGACCACCTTCCGCAAGGTGACCTTCCCGCTCTCCCTGCCGGGGGTCGTCTCCGGCACGCTGCTCACCTTCATCCCGGCGAGCGGCGACTACGTCAACGCGGAACTGCTCGGCTCCACCGACACCAAGATGATCGGCAGCGTCATCCAGACGCAGTTCCTGCGGGTCCTCGACTACCCGACGGCGGCCGCGCTCTCCTTCATCCTGATGGCCGTCGTCCTGCTGATGGTCACCTTCTACATCCGCCGCGCGGGGACGGAGGAACTGCTCTGA
- a CDS encoding gamma-aminobutyraldehyde dehydrogenase: MGNRFQVRDRFAAGAQFIGGRLRPGTSGRMQAVTDPATGEEVHTYELAGTADVDDAVAAARAAFPGWSAATPGERSDALHRLAAVLTEQAADFAYAESLQCGKPIRLATEFDVPGTIDNTAFFAGAARHLDGVSAGEYSADHTSYVRREALGVVGSIAPWNYPLQMAAWKILPAVAAGNTIVLKPAEITPFTSLMFAQAAQRAGLPDGVINIVSGSGRDAGERLVAHPDVVMTSFTGSTPVGKRVAEIAAATVTRLHLELGGKAPFLVLDDADLEAAIHGAVAGALINGGQDCTAATRAYVQRPLYEAFVSGVAALMETVRLGDPADPATDLGPLITHTHRDRVAAVVDRARGYARVVTGGEAPGGVFKDGAYYRPTLIADAPQDSEAVQSEIFGPVLVVLPFDTDDEGIALANDTPYGLAASVWSRDVYRTGRATREIQAGCVWVNDHIPIISEMPHGGYKASGFGKDMSAYSFEEYTQIKHVMFDNTAVARKDWHRTIFGDRP; encoded by the coding sequence ATGGGCAACCGCTTCCAGGTGCGGGACCGCTTCGCGGCCGGCGCGCAGTTCATCGGGGGCCGGCTGCGCCCCGGCACCTCGGGGCGCATGCAGGCGGTCACCGACCCGGCGACCGGTGAAGAGGTCCACACGTACGAACTGGCGGGCACCGCCGACGTGGACGACGCCGTCGCCGCCGCGCGCGCCGCCTTCCCCGGCTGGTCGGCCGCCACCCCCGGTGAGCGCTCCGACGCCCTGCACCGCCTCGCCGCCGTCCTCACCGAGCAGGCCGCGGACTTCGCGTACGCGGAATCGCTCCAGTGCGGCAAACCGATCAGGCTCGCCACCGAGTTCGACGTACCGGGCACGATCGACAACACCGCGTTCTTCGCGGGCGCCGCCCGCCACCTCGACGGCGTCTCCGCCGGTGAGTACAGCGCCGACCACACCTCCTACGTACGCCGCGAGGCCCTCGGGGTCGTCGGCTCGATCGCCCCCTGGAACTACCCGCTCCAGATGGCCGCCTGGAAGATCCTCCCGGCCGTCGCCGCGGGCAACACCATCGTGCTCAAGCCCGCCGAGATCACCCCGTTCACCTCGCTGATGTTCGCCCAGGCCGCCCAGCGGGCCGGACTGCCCGACGGGGTCATCAACATCGTCTCCGGCTCGGGCCGGGACGCGGGGGAGCGGCTCGTCGCCCACCCCGACGTCGTGATGACCTCCTTCACCGGCTCCACGCCGGTCGGCAAGCGGGTCGCCGAGATCGCCGCCGCCACCGTCACCCGCCTCCACCTCGAACTCGGCGGCAAGGCGCCCTTCCTGGTCCTGGACGACGCCGACCTGGAGGCCGCGATCCACGGCGCCGTCGCCGGAGCGCTCATCAACGGCGGCCAGGACTGCACCGCCGCCACCCGCGCGTACGTGCAACGCCCCCTGTACGAGGCGTTCGTCAGCGGGGTCGCCGCACTGATGGAGACCGTCCGCCTGGGCGACCCCGCCGACCCGGCCACCGACCTCGGCCCGCTGATCACCCACACCCACCGCGACCGCGTCGCGGCCGTCGTCGACCGGGCCCGCGGCTACGCGCGTGTCGTGACCGGCGGCGAGGCACCGGGCGGCGTATTCAAGGACGGCGCCTACTACCGGCCCACGCTGATCGCCGACGCCCCGCAGGACAGCGAGGCCGTCCAGTCCGAGATCTTCGGCCCGGTCCTGGTCGTCCTCCCCTTCGACACCGACGACGAAGGCATCGCCCTCGCGAACGACACCCCGTACGGTCTCGCCGCCTCCGTCTGGAGCCGTGACGTCTACCGCACGGGCCGCGCCACCCGGGAAATCCAGGCCGGCTGCGTCTGGGTCAACGACCACATCCCGATCATCAGCGAGATGCCGCACGGCGGCTACAAGGCCAGCGGCTTCGGCAAAGACATGTCCGCGTACTCGTTCGAGGAATACACGCAGATCAAGCATGTGATGTTCGACAACACCGCGGTGGCACGGAAGGACTGGCACCGCACGATCTTCGGGGACCGCCCCTAA
- a CDS encoding NAD(P)/FAD-dependent oxidoreductase, translated as MAPSAMRTAAASLSDAQPLSYWLDDPGRPGALPALTGDERCDLLVIGGGYSGLWTALLAKERDPDREVVLIEGREAGWAASGRNGGFCAASLTHGFSNGLARWPGELATLEELGARNLDAIEAAVARYSLDCDFERSGEIDVATEPYQLADLRETYEAAVTSGATGLELLDRDAVRAEVDSPTFLGGLHDPHGVAMLHPAKLVWGLKRAVTALGVRIYENTRGLELARTATGMAVRTPYGRVFARRVALGTNIFPSLVKRVRPYTVPVYDYALTTEPLTDAQLASVGWRNRQGLGDSANRFHYFRITADHRILWGGYDAIYPYGGRLDPALDHRPETYLTLASHFFRCFPQLEGIRFSHAWGGAIDTCSRFSAFFGTAYDGRVAYAAGYTGLGVGATRFGGEVMLDLLAGKRTVRTELEMVRTKPLPFPPEPAAWAGIGLTKWSLARADAHGGRRNVWLRTMDRLGLGFDS; from the coding sequence ATGGCCCCAAGCGCCATGCGTACCGCCGCCGCCTCACTGTCCGACGCGCAGCCGCTCTCGTACTGGCTGGACGACCCCGGCCGCCCCGGGGCCCTGCCCGCCCTCACCGGCGACGAGCGCTGCGACCTGCTGGTGATCGGCGGCGGGTACAGCGGGCTGTGGACCGCCCTCCTCGCCAAGGAGCGCGACCCGGACCGTGAGGTCGTCCTGATCGAGGGCCGTGAGGCGGGCTGGGCCGCCTCGGGCCGCAACGGCGGCTTCTGCGCCGCCTCCCTCACCCACGGGTTCAGCAACGGCCTCGCCCGCTGGCCCGGTGAGCTGGCCACCCTCGAAGAGCTGGGCGCGCGCAACCTCGACGCCATCGAGGCGGCCGTCGCCCGCTACTCCCTGGACTGCGACTTCGAGCGCAGCGGCGAGATCGACGTGGCGACCGAGCCGTACCAGCTGGCCGACCTGCGCGAGACGTACGAGGCGGCGGTGACGTCCGGCGCCACCGGGCTCGAACTGCTGGACCGGGACGCGGTCAGGGCCGAGGTCGACTCGCCGACCTTCCTGGGCGGGCTGCACGACCCCCACGGGGTGGCCATGCTGCATCCGGCGAAGCTGGTGTGGGGCCTCAAACGGGCCGTCACCGCCCTGGGCGTACGGATCTACGAGAACACCCGCGGCCTGGAACTGGCCCGCACGGCCACCGGCATGGCGGTCCGCACCCCGTACGGACGGGTCTTCGCCCGGCGGGTCGCCCTCGGCACCAACATCTTCCCGTCGCTGGTCAAGCGGGTGCGGCCGTACACGGTGCCGGTGTACGACTACGCCCTGACGACCGAGCCGCTGACGGACGCCCAGCTCGCCTCCGTGGGCTGGCGCAACCGCCAGGGCCTGGGCGACAGCGCGAACCGGTTCCACTACTTCCGTATCACCGCCGACCACCGCATCCTGTGGGGCGGTTACGACGCGATCTACCCGTACGGAGGCCGGCTCGACCCCGCCCTCGACCACCGGCCCGAGACGTACCTGACGCTCGCCTCCCACTTCTTCCGCTGCTTCCCGCAGCTGGAGGGGATCCGCTTCAGCCACGCCTGGGGCGGCGCGATCGACACCTGCTCGCGCTTCTCGGCCTTCTTCGGTACGGCGTACGACGGCCGGGTCGCGTACGCCGCCGGATACACCGGCCTCGGGGTCGGCGCCACCCGCTTCGGCGGGGAGGTGATGCTCGACCTGCTGGCGGGGAAGCGGACCGTACGCACCGAACTGGAGATGGTGCGCACCAAACCGCTGCCGTTCCCGCCGGAACCCGCCGCCTGGGCCGGGATCGGCCTCACCAAGTGGTCGCTGGCCCGCGCCGACGCGCACGGCGGGCGGCGCAACGTGTGGCTGCGGACGATGGACCGGCTGGGGCTCGGCTTCGACAGCTGA